In the genome of Mycosarcoma maydis chromosome 21, whole genome shotgun sequence, one region contains:
- a CDS encoding uncharacterized protein (related to ATO2 - putative transmembrane protein involved in export of ammonia) has product MSATGHQMTATTPVTSTNANGAASTLHGHTNLTDNANANGNGHHSFDNEKAIAAHQAPTYNGGGVGGNYLSRTLTPGGHYADDDLLAIANSHRKIGNPLPLGVFGFSTTTLLLSLYNVQVQGINIPNAVLGFALTYGGLAQFLAGLWEFASGNTFGATVFCSFGMFWWGYAVLLIPFFGFMGTYNGQPGIYAQGSPYAAEADNAIGLFLWIWFGITTIYLIASTRGSVSLFVLIFLLWVTFIFLGAHAYTGNAHLQTAGGAFGIATGFAGFYLGTASFLSPYNSFFTLPVIPLSKRE; this is encoded by the exons ATGTCTGCCACCGGTCACCAGATGACGGCTACCACGCCCGTCACCTCTACCAACGCCAACGGTGCGGCTTCTACCCTCCACGGTCACACCAACCTCACCgacaacgccaacgccaatgGCAATGGCCATCACAGCTTTGATAACGAAAAGGCAATTGCCGCTCACCAGGCTCCCACTTACAACGGCGGTGGTGTGGGCGGAAACTACCTCAGTCGAACCTTGACCCCAGGCGGTCACTatgccgacgacgatctcctcgccatcgccaacagCCATAGGAAGATTGGTAATCCTCTCCCCCTTGGTG TGTTCGGCTTCTCAACAACGACGCTTCTTCTGTCGCTGTACAACGTTCAGGTCCAAGGAATCAACATTCCCAACGCCGTACTCGGATTTGCGCTCACCTACGGTGGTTTGGCTCAGTTCCTTGCCGGTCTATGGGAGTTTGCTTCGGGCAATACCTTCGGTGCCACCGTATTCTGCTCCTTCGGAATGTTCTGGTGGGGTTACGCGGTCCTCCTCATTCCTTTCTTCGGCTTCATGGGAACCTACAACGGTCAACCGGGCATTTACGCCCAGGGCTCGCCTTACGCTGCTGAGGCCGACAATGCGATTGGACTCTTCCTCTGGATCTGGTTCGGTATCACCACCATTTACTTG ATCGCATCCACACGAGGCTCGGTCTCGCTGTTTGTCTTGATCTTCCTGCTCTGGGTCACTTTTATCTTTTTGGGAGCACACGCGTACACTGGCAATGCGCACCTTCAGACCGCCGGTGGCGCTTTCGGCATCGCTACTGGTTTCGCAGGCTTCTACTTGGGAACCGCTAGCTTCTTGAGCCCCTACAACTCGTTCTTCACGCTCCCCGTCATTCCGCTCAGCAAGAGGGAGTGA
- a CDS encoding uncharacterized protein (related to branched-chain alpha-ketoacid dehydrogenase kinase, mitochondrial precursor): MLRARSGAQMLRRRFGSVRNPNVRTLASTSHRSEKRYYPPPEPFVSSVGDSISIESSPFSTFGASPDLLTHYLSLQPAPLTLRQLMAQGGKPGQALTPERLVLSAQHTHRELPIRLARRVGGFRALPFIVGSNPFISRIARLYASSFETLVKFGQIQTQEDNQRFTDVIEDLVSAHAQNIPTLARGFQESRKYMDARQISAFLDAAIHSRIAIRMIAEQHLALSATSNDSGHLAPRSTNHASHHDSYHESAHYRLDPDLPAEGTSKQGHHEYGSPTAVGIIETQLSPARMTRMCAAFVRDLCEGTLGAAPELILEGDLDVTYTGVPVHLEYVMTELLKNSYRATTENYFRSQASGSMPPVIVTIAQSANHVSLRIRDQGAGISPLNLPHVFSYAFTTAGSGSKLEDAEETGGGPYAMQAVGGTGGDALAEMGKMGLASGLGTLAGLGYGLPMARIYAEYWKNGSALDLVSLYGHGCDTFVKLPRHIELSNTVI; the protein is encoded by the coding sequence ATGCTCCGTGCCCGCTCTGGAGCCCAGATGCTCCGGAGACGATTCGGTTCTGTACGCAATCCAAATGTTCGTACGTTGGCATCCACATCACATAGAAGCGAGAAACGCTATTACCCACCACCAGAGCCCTTCGTCAGCAGTGTCGGCGATagcatctcgatcgagtcCTCTCCCTTCTCCACCTTTGGCGCATCCCCGGACCTTCTAACTCACTACCTCTCGCTTCAACCTGCGCCGCTCACCCTGCGCCAGCTCATGGCGCAAGGCGGAAAGCCTGGGCAAGCGCTTACACCCGAACGACTTGTGCTTTCGGCGCAACATACACATCGAGAGCTGCCCATTCGTCTAGCAAGGAGAGTCGGCGGGTTTCGTGCGCTACCTTTCATCGTCGGCAGCAATCCGTTCATCTCGAGAATCGCGCGGCTCTACGCATCCAGTTTCGAAACTCTGGTCAAGTTCGGCCAGATTCAGACGCAAGAGGACAACCAACGATTTACCGACGTCATCGAGGATCTGGTTTCTGCACATGCGCAAAACATCCCGACGCTAGCTAGAGGGTTTCAAGAGTCGAGAAAGTATATGGACGCACGTCAGATCTCGGCGTTTCTCGATGCAGCAATTCACTCTCGGATCGCGATTCGCATGATTGCCGAACAGCATCTGGCACTTTCGGCTACGTCGAACGATTCAGGCCATCTGgcgccgagatcgaccaACCACGCTTCGCACCATGACAGCTACCACGAATCTGCGCACTACCGCCTCGACCCAGACCTGCCGGCCGAAGGAACCAGCAAGCAGGGACATCATGAGTATGGCAGTCCCACGGCGGTTGGAATTATCGAGACGCAGCTCAGTCCGGCACGCATGACGCGGATGTGCGCTGCATTTGTGCGCGATCTGTGCGAAGGCACGCTGGGCGCTGCACCAGAACTGATATTGGAAGGTGACCTAGACGTAACGTATACCGGCGTACCTGTCCATCTGGAATATGTCATGACCGAACTCCTGAAAAACTCGTATCGGGCGACCACAGAGAATTACTTTCGATCGCAAGCGTCGGGTTCAATGCCCCCGGTGATTGTGACTATTGCTCAATCGGCCAACCACGTGTCGCTGCGAATTCGAGATCAGGGTGCGGGCATCTCGCCTCTGAATCTCCCGCACGTGTTCAGCTACGCCTTTACCACGGCGGGTAGTGgaagcaagctcgaggatgcagaggaGACTGGTGGCGGGCCGTATGCGATGCAAGCCGTAGGTGGCACGGGCGGAGACGCGTTAGCAGAGATGGGTAAGATGGGTCTTGCGTCCGGCTTAGGTACATTGGCTGGCTTAGGATATGGACTGCCTATGGCGAGGATCTATGCCGAATACTGGAAGAACGGCTCGGCGTTGGATCTTGTCTCGTTGTACGGCCATGGATGTGATACTTTTGTCAAGTTGCCAAGGCATATCGAGCTGTCGAATACTGTCATCTGA
- a CDS encoding origin recognition complex subunit 1 (related to origin recognition protein Orc1p), whose protein sequence is MPPAITPTYSFQPMDPVPSSEAGASTSHFRAFTRTERPIETVPDSEGEEISSDDEYQDPRLRRPSPSSSQQPVEPEEFHIGDAVYLPSSYQAPLAGVLTHLWTDASEQGKIFGVCRLLHWPEWMSTMAKKRMAGITSRHEIYYTHKATSLTKRRTKTSARSGKEGDTFEAGPSLHDYSFDVDEIIAKVHIHSSHAECAKAIKESSALSAIHPNQSADQTAAPDANTNPNSNAKRRPTKPHTLYKNKSFPTHLFCERAVDPNRELFWRIDWARLIEKGKLGAGWDLHDDSSDVATSEGQGVKDLVEQVQKGSQLASAETVDSPSASRRPPRASASSAAASAIDLDSSKPNRSRATGTPSSIADLNDSAPKRRPGRPRKEDSLSAGVEARKRTYSRKKTNGFASDSDIVSDDSFQSGDEFQVEDNLLVKAMHLDTPESSDNEGSQFSAPLSDAELDDDDNDNCGKTFNLTPRKRKLPKDAPPMTPSKRRVLSTVHSMSLGLASPVKAQATPRSKARLMGLKARSLPHPTLPARPPKLSLLPSQEAQTLSAHDRAKRLLHVGATPDHLPCREDQYEEIMACVEDAVEEGIGGCVYVSGVPGTGKTATVREVIRALTARAERNEMNPFSFVEINGMKLADASQAYTLLWSAISGGQRTSPKTALGLLSSHFARVGAKMSGAAGGAGVGAGPGRAATVVLMDELDQLVTARQDVMYNMFNWPNTRGSRLVVIAVANTMDLPERTLNAKVASRLGMTRITFMPYTDRQLVEIVKSRLGICSQETDDSAVVDKASIDNGCSKVLSLDAITYVGKRVSNVSGDARRMLDVCRRSIELVELQAKVCGSLIPKPVSILDMKSVLDSMVKSGKVSHILSVSLHAKMVLLSLLSCLRRSGLAEAEFADVVAHHTAVCRMYGISSFGSTAIAHEPALTAPLATLCSLGLVVCVGQGAGTGRAAGFARLMLACQEDEVRLAFEHDPDQRLRKML, encoded by the coding sequence ATGCCGCCCGCCATCACGCCCACCTACTCTTTCCAGCCGATGGATCCAGTACCATCGTCCGAAGCTGGCGCTTCCACGAGCCACTTTCGCGCTTTCACCCGTACAGAACGTCCCATCGAGACAGTCCCCGATTCCGAAGGCGAAGAGATTTCCTCGGACGATGAGTATCAAGATCCACGCCTTCGAAgaccatcgccatcttcatccCAACAGCCCGTCGAGCCCGAGGAGTTTCACATCGGCGATGCCGTCTACCTTCCCTCTTCGTACCAAGCGCCGCTGGCCGGCGTCCTCACCCATCTCTGGACAGATGCTTCCGAACAGGGCAAGATCTTTGGCGTATGTCGACTCCTTCACTGGCCCGAGTGGATGTCGACCATGGCCAAAAAGCGCATGGCCGGCATCACAAGTCGACACGAGATCTACTATACCCACAAAGCCACCTCGCTCACCAAACGTAGAACAAAGACGAGCGCAAGATCAGGAAAGGAAGGCGACACGTTCGAAGCCGGTCCGTCCCTGCACGACTACTCGTtcgacgttgacgagaTCATCGCCAAGGTGCACATCCATTCGAGCCACGCTGAATGCGCCAAAGCGATCAAGGAGTCGTCTGCGCTTTCAGCTATTCATCCCAACCAGTCCGCCGAccaaacagcagcacctgaTGCAAACACAAACCCAAACTCCAATGCAAAGAGAAGGCCGACCAAGCCACACACACTGTACAAGAACAAATCTTTCCCAACCCATCTTTTCTGTGAACGCGCAGTGGATCCCAACAGAGAGCTCTTCTGGAGAATCGATTGGGCGAGATTGATCGAAAAGGGAAAGCTAGGCGCCGGCTGGGATCTCCACGACGATTCTTCCGACGTGGCCACATCGGAAGGTCAGGGCGTCAAGGATCTCGTGGAGCAAGTGCAGAAAGGCTCGCAGTTAGCTTCGGCTGAAACTGTCGATTCGCCATCCGCTTCTCGACGCCCACCACGAgcctctgcttcgtctGCCGCCGCTTCCGCAATCGACCTTGACTCTTCCAAGCCCAATCGTAGTCGTGCCACTGGCACACCATCGTCCATAGCCGACCTCAACGACTCGGCACCCAAACGACGACCTGGACGACCACGCAAAGAGGACTCGCTCTCTGCTGGCGTCGAAGCGCGCAAACGCACATACTCTCGCAAAAAGACAAACGGATTCGCCTCAGACTCGGATATTGTGTCCGACGACTCGTTTCAGAGTGGTGACGAGTTTCAAGTGGAAGACAATTTGCTGGTGAAAGCGATGCACCTCGATACGCCCGAATCGTCCGACAATGAAGGGTCGCAATTCAGCGCTCCACtcagcgatgccgagctcgatgatgacgacaatgACAATTGTGGCAAGACCTTCAATCTTACGCctcgcaagcgcaagctcCCGAAAGACGCTCCGCCAATGACCCCTTCTAAACGACGCGTGCTCTCCACTGTACACAGCATGTCGCTGGGATTGGCGAGCCCTGTGAAAGCACAGGCCACGCCTCGATCCAAAGCGCGATTGATGGGCCTCAAAGCGCGCAGTCTGCCTCACCCGACGTTGCCTGCACGACCACCCAAGCTGTCGCTCCTGCCGAGCCAAGAGGCGCAGACGCTCAGTGCGCACGACCGTGCGAAACGGTTGCTGCACGTTGGTGCCACCCCGGACCACCTGCCATGTCGCGAGGATCAGTACGAAGAGATCATGGCTTGCGTCGAAGATGCGGTCGAGGAAGGTATCGGTGGATGCGTCTACGTCTCAGGCGTTCCCGGTACTGGTAAGACGGCTACGGTACGCGAGGTGATCCGTGCACTCACGGCTCGAGCCGAACGCAACGAAATGAACCCTTTCTCGtttgtcgagatcaacgGTATGAAGCTCGCGGATGCCTCACAGGCGTACACGTTGCTCTGGTCGGCGATCTCCGGAGGACAGCGAACGTCGCCCAAGACAGCGCTTGGATTGTTGAGCTCGCACTTTGCACGCGTGGGTGCCAAGATGTCTGGAGCAGCTGGTGGAGCCGGTGTAGGCGCAGGTCCTGGTAGAGCAGCCACAGTAGTCTTGATGGACGAGTTGGATCAGTTGGTAACGGCGAGGCAGGATGTGATGTACAACATGTTCAATTGGCCCAACACACGCGGTTCGAGGTTGGTAGTGATCGCGGTGGCCAACACGATGGATTTGCCAGAGAGGACGTTGAATGCCAAAGTGGCGAGTAGGCTGGGTATGACCAGGATCACGTTTATGCCGTATACGGATAGGCAGCTGGTGGAGATCGTCAAGTCACGGCTGGGCATTTGCAGCCAAGAGACGGACGActcggcggtggtggacaAGGCTAGCATCGACAATGGGTGTAGCAAAGTTCTCAGTCTGGACGCGATCACGTACGTTGGCAAACGCGTTTCCAACGTCTCCGGTGACGCTCGACGCATGCTCGACGTCTGTCGGCGCTCGATCGAACTGGTAGAGCTGCAAGCGAAAGTTTGCGGCAGTTTGATTCCCAAACCCGTCTCGATTCTCGACATGAAATCCGTGCTGGACAGTATGGTCAAGTCCGGAAAAGTGTCGCACATCCTGAGTGTTTCTCTGCATGCGAAAATGGTGCTACTCAGTCTGCTCTCGTGCCTGAGGAGAAGCGGAttggcagaagcagaatTCGCCGACGTCGTCGCTCACCACACAGCCGTGTGTAGGATGTACGGCATATCGTCGTTTGGCTCAACAGCGATTGCGCATGAGCCGGCACTCACCGCGCCACTCGCCACACTGTGCTCACTGGGTCTGGTCGTATGTGTAGGTCAGGGTGCAGGAACAGGTAGAGCGGCCGGCTTCGCAAGATTGATGCTGGCATGCCAGGAGGACGAGGTCCGATTGGCGTTCGAACACGACCCGGATCAACGCTTGCGAAAGATGCTCTAG